Proteins encoded together in one Schumannella luteola window:
- a CDS encoding iron ABC transporter permease → MTSTLTAPNASGAAVLRRPRRVRLLWMLVSVAALLALAIASVCIGARDVALDDIVAALQGHDETIARAAVTKRIPRTLLAMLAGGALAVSGAVMQGVTRNPLADPGILGVNTGASLAVVIGIAWIGISSVQSYIWLAIVGAALAAVFVYAIGSLGRGGPTPLKLALAGAATSTALASFVSAVVLPRGDVAGLVRSWEIGGVGGATIATVGTVAPFLGAGLLISVLMARSLNSLALGDELASGLGERVELARAIAALGAVLLCAAVTAVAGPIGFVGLVVAHLCRTLAGPDHRWLIPFSAVAGAALLTGADVLGRLVARPDEIDVGIITAIVGAPFLIWIIRRGKVREL, encoded by the coding sequence GTGACCTCGACGCTCACCGCGCCGAACGCCTCGGGCGCCGCCGTGCTGCGGCGCCCGAGGCGCGTGCGTCTGCTCTGGATGCTCGTCAGCGTCGCCGCGCTGCTCGCCCTGGCCATCGCCTCGGTGTGCATCGGCGCGCGCGACGTCGCCCTCGACGACATCGTCGCGGCGCTGCAGGGGCACGACGAGACGATCGCGCGGGCCGCGGTGACCAAGCGCATCCCGCGCACCCTGCTGGCGATGCTCGCCGGCGGCGCGCTCGCGGTGTCGGGCGCGGTCATGCAGGGCGTGACCCGGAACCCGCTCGCCGACCCCGGCATCCTCGGCGTCAACACCGGCGCCTCGCTCGCTGTCGTGATCGGCATCGCCTGGATCGGCATCTCGTCGGTGCAGTCCTACATCTGGCTCGCGATCGTCGGGGCGGCGCTCGCCGCGGTGTTCGTCTACGCGATCGGCTCGCTCGGACGCGGCGGACCGACGCCGCTCAAGCTCGCCCTCGCCGGTGCGGCGACCTCGACCGCGCTCGCCTCCTTCGTCTCGGCGGTCGTGCTGCCGCGCGGCGACGTCGCCGGCCTCGTGCGCTCGTGGGAGATCGGCGGCGTCGGCGGCGCCACGATCGCGACCGTCGGCACCGTCGCGCCCTTCCTCGGCGCGGGACTGCTGATCAGCGTGCTCATGGCGCGCAGCCTCAACTCGCTCGCCCTCGGCGACGAGCTCGCGAGCGGCCTCGGCGAGCGGGTCGAGCTGGCGCGCGCGATCGCCGCGCTCGGCGCCGTGCTGCTCTGCGCCGCCGTGACCGCCGTCGCCGGCCCGATCGGCTTCGTCGGCCTCGTCGTCGCCCACCTCTGCCGCACGCTCGCCGGCCCCGACCACCGCTGGCTCATCCCCTTCTCGGCCGTGGCCGGCGCCGCGCTGCTGACGGGAGCGGATGTGCTCGGTCGCCTCGTCGCACGCCCCGACGAGATCGACGTGGGCATCATCACCGCGATCGTCGGAGCCCCGTTCCTCATCTGGATCATCCGCCGCGGGAAGGTGCGTGAGCTGTGA
- a CDS encoding LysR family transcriptional regulator, whose protein sequence is MDPVHLRTLRELRDRGSVTAVAQAMHLSASAVSQQLAALQRAVGDVPLTRQQGRVLVLTPAGHRLADAAGDVLGALARARETVQEYLSEPAATVSVTAFHSVGLAWFPQLIAATLAAAESDPAAPTVHCRDEDVSIDEFPDLVADHDIVIAHRPLASSPWPERRVTATPLLIEPIDLALAADHPLARLDRIQLADLADATWLAAHEGFALEPLLVQAHAATTGRPIEIAHRVNEFNVAAGIIASTSVIGLLPRHTGLPDAYRDRVVLRPIADLTLGRHVDALTRPESAARRSVQTVIERLKSIAAATEDAGRD, encoded by the coding sequence ATGGATCCCGTGCACCTGCGCACGCTGCGCGAACTGCGCGATCGCGGCTCGGTCACGGCCGTGGCGCAGGCGATGCACCTGTCGGCCTCGGCGGTGTCGCAGCAGCTCGCGGCGCTGCAGCGGGCCGTCGGCGATGTGCCGCTCACCCGCCAGCAGGGGCGCGTGCTGGTGCTGACGCCGGCCGGTCACCGGCTGGCAGATGCAGCCGGCGACGTGCTCGGCGCCCTCGCCCGCGCGCGCGAGACGGTGCAGGAGTACCTCAGCGAGCCCGCCGCGACCGTGAGCGTGACCGCGTTCCACAGCGTCGGGCTCGCCTGGTTCCCGCAGCTGATCGCCGCGACCCTCGCCGCCGCCGAGTCCGACCCCGCCGCGCCGACGGTGCACTGCCGCGACGAGGACGTGTCGATCGACGAGTTCCCGGACCTCGTCGCCGACCACGACATCGTGATCGCCCACCGCCCGCTCGCGTCCTCGCCGTGGCCGGAACGGCGCGTCACGGCCACGCCGCTGCTCATCGAGCCGATCGACCTCGCGCTCGCGGCGGATCATCCGCTCGCCCGCCTGGACCGCATCCAGCTCGCCGACCTGGCGGATGCGACGTGGCTCGCCGCCCACGAGGGCTTCGCGCTCGAACCGCTGCTGGTGCAGGCGCACGCGGCGACGACCGGTCGCCCGATCGAGATCGCCCACCGCGTCAACGAGTTCAACGTCGCCGCCGGCATCATCGCCTCGACCTCGGTGATCGGACTGCTGCCGCGCCACACCGGCCTGCCCGACGCCTACCGCGACCGGGTCGTGCTGCGCCCGATCGCCGACCTCACCCTCGGACGCCACGTGGATGCGCTCACCCGCCCCGAGTCGGCTGCGCGCCGCAGCGTGCAGACGGTCATCGAGCGGCTGAAGTCGATCGCGGCGGCGACGGAGGACGCAGGCCGGGACTGA
- the rsmD gene encoding 16S rRNA (guanine(966)-N(2))-methyltransferase RsmD, with protein MTRIISGFAGSLRLAVPPSGTRPTSDRVREAIFSALEARDAIEGMRVLDLYSGSGALGLEAASRGASEVVLVDRSPAAARVGRDNAKLVGRAAPRGGAPHITVSSSPVQSFLGGTVGPWDLVFLDPPYDLGGAELTHNLEALVGVLADDGLVVLERSARDPLPELPVGLELERTKDYGDTAVHWLVVTGAADADSATD; from the coding sequence GTGACGCGCATCATCTCCGGATTCGCCGGGTCGCTGCGGCTGGCGGTCCCGCCGAGCGGCACCCGCCCGACGAGCGACCGGGTGCGCGAGGCGATCTTCTCGGCCCTCGAGGCCCGCGACGCGATCGAGGGGATGCGGGTGCTCGACCTCTACTCGGGCTCGGGCGCGCTCGGACTCGAAGCCGCCTCCCGCGGCGCGAGCGAGGTCGTGCTGGTCGACCGCTCCCCCGCCGCCGCCCGCGTCGGCCGCGACAACGCGAAGCTCGTCGGTCGGGCCGCCCCGCGCGGCGGCGCCCCGCACATCACCGTGTCGAGCTCGCCCGTGCAGTCGTTCCTCGGCGGCACGGTGGGCCCCTGGGATCTGGTGTTCCTCGACCCGCCCTACGACCTCGGCGGCGCGGAGCTGACGCACAACCTCGAGGCGCTCGTCGGCGTGCTGGCCGACGACGGGCTGGTCGTCCTCGAGCGCTCCGCCCGCGACCCGCTGCCCGAGCTGCCCGTCGGGCTCGAGCTCGAGCGCACGAAGGACTACGGCGACACGGCGGTGCACTGGCTCGTCGTGACCGGCGCGGCCGACGCCGACTCCGCGACCGACTGA
- a CDS encoding magnesium and cobalt transport protein CorA gives MTDTSRASDAAPGAAAVPRMPASVLKNVVYAGGARLAAPGSFNETFRLLDENPEALAWIGMLKPSEADMAELAAEFDLHPLAIEDAVTAHQRAKIERYGDTRFMVLKAAYYDDAAEQINFGELHIFSGQNFVITVRHGESPKLTPVRERMETTPEALAEGAEAVLYAILDAVVDGYLPVVKGLANDIDEIETQVFDGDPTVSKRIYELNREVIEFDRSVSPLISIIDELSSGWVDGDMAEVLEQYLRDVADHVVQTKERIDEFRVLLRDILQVNTNLVGQRQNEESQRLSAASNRQAEEARLISAWAAILFVPSLIGSIYGMNFKYMPELNWTFGYPLAIGIMVGSAVVLYFVFKRRGWL, from the coding sequence GTGACCGACACCTCCCGCGCGAGCGACGCCGCACCCGGTGCGGCCGCCGTGCCGCGCATGCCCGCCAGCGTGCTGAAGAACGTCGTCTACGCCGGCGGCGCCCGACTCGCCGCGCCCGGCAGCTTCAACGAGACCTTCCGCCTGCTCGACGAGAACCCCGAGGCGCTCGCCTGGATCGGCATGCTCAAGCCGAGCGAGGCCGACATGGCCGAGCTCGCCGCCGAGTTCGACCTGCATCCGCTCGCGATCGAGGACGCCGTCACCGCGCACCAGCGCGCCAAGATCGAGCGCTACGGCGACACCCGCTTCATGGTGCTCAAGGCCGCGTACTACGACGACGCCGCCGAGCAGATCAACTTCGGCGAGCTGCACATCTTCAGCGGCCAGAACTTCGTCATCACGGTGCGGCACGGCGAATCGCCGAAGCTGACGCCGGTGCGCGAGCGGATGGAGACCACGCCCGAAGCGCTCGCCGAGGGCGCCGAGGCGGTGCTCTACGCGATCCTCGACGCCGTCGTCGACGGCTACCTGCCCGTCGTGAAGGGCCTCGCCAACGACATCGACGAGATCGAGACGCAGGTGTTCGACGGCGACCCCACGGTCTCGAAGCGCATCTACGAGCTCAACCGCGAGGTCATCGAGTTCGACCGGTCGGTGAGCCCGCTGATCAGCATCATCGACGAGCTGTCGTCGGGATGGGTCGACGGCGACATGGCCGAGGTGCTCGAGCAGTACCTGCGCGACGTCGCCGACCACGTCGTGCAGACGAAGGAGCGCATCGACGAGTTCCGGGTGCTGCTGCGCGACATCCTGCAGGTCAACACGAACCTGGTCGGCCAGCGCCAGAACGAGGAGTCGCAGCGGCTCTCGGCCGCCTCGAACCGGCAGGCGGAGGAGGCGCGCCTCATCTCGGCGTGGGCCGCCATCCTGTTCGTGCCCTCGCTCATCGGCTCGATCTACGGCATGAACTTCAAGTACATGCCCGAGCTGAACTGGACCTTCGGCTACCCGCTGGCGATCGGGATCATGGTCGGCTCGGCCGTCGTGCTCTACTTCGTCTTCAAACGGCGCGGCTGGCTGTAG
- a CDS encoding iron-siderophore ABC transporter substrate-binding protein — translation MHQPRLIGRLAIAALAAATLALTGCSAQGGADDAASSSDSAGYPIKVTSALGTATITEKPTRVATVNWANHEVPLALGVVPVGMARSDFGDDDGDGLLPWVKEKLDDLDAKTPVLFDETDGIDFAAVADTEPDVILAAYSGLTQEDYDKLSKIAPVVAYPEAPWATSWRDSIEIESKALGLAKEGEALIADIDASITEAVESHPQLEGKTAMFLTHVDPSDLSKVSFYTAKDTRAAFFGDLDLATPKSIEKLSGSSDKFSGTISAENSDVFADVDIIVTYGDDELIATLKGDPVLSKIPAVANDAIVALPGTGPIGTAANPTPLSISWVLSDYVDLLAGAADKSA, via the coding sequence ATGCACCAGCCCCGTCTCATCGGCCGCCTCGCGATCGCGGCGCTCGCCGCCGCCACGCTCGCCCTCACCGGCTGCAGCGCCCAGGGCGGCGCGGACGACGCCGCGTCGTCATCCGACTCCGCCGGCTACCCGATCAAGGTCACGAGCGCCCTCGGCACCGCCACGATCACCGAGAAGCCGACCCGCGTCGCGACCGTCAACTGGGCCAACCACGAGGTGCCGCTCGCCCTCGGCGTCGTGCCCGTCGGCATGGCCCGCTCCGACTTCGGCGACGACGACGGCGACGGACTGCTGCCCTGGGTCAAGGAGAAGCTCGACGACCTCGACGCGAAGACCCCGGTGCTCTTCGACGAGACCGACGGCATCGACTTCGCCGCCGTCGCCGACACGGAGCCCGACGTCATCCTCGCCGCCTACTCCGGCCTGACGCAGGAGGACTACGACAAGCTCTCGAAGATCGCCCCCGTCGTCGCCTACCCCGAGGCGCCCTGGGCCACCTCGTGGCGCGACTCGATCGAGATCGAGAGCAAGGCCCTCGGCCTCGCGAAGGAAGGCGAGGCGCTGATCGCCGACATCGACGCCTCGATCACCGAAGCCGTCGAGTCGCACCCGCAGCTCGAGGGCAAGACGGCCATGTTCCTCACCCACGTCGACCCGAGCGACCTGAGCAAGGTCAGCTTCTACACCGCCAAGGACACCCGCGCGGCGTTCTTCGGCGACCTCGACCTGGCGACGCCGAAGAGCATCGAGAAGCTCAGCGGCTCGAGCGACAAGTTCTCGGGCACCATCAGCGCCGAGAACTCGGACGTGTTCGCCGACGTCGACATCATCGTCACCTACGGCGACGACGAGCTCATCGCGACCCTCAAGGGCGACCCGGTGCTCTCGAAGATCCCCGCCGTCGCGAACGACGCGATCGTCGCGCTGCCCGGCACCGGACCGATCGGCACCGCCGCGAACCCGACGCCGCTGTCGATCTCGTGGGTGCTGAGCGACTACGTCGACCTGCTCGCGGGCGCCGCCGACAAGTCCGCGTGA
- a CDS encoding thiamine-binding protein, producing the protein MIVAFSVAPSGGPAGTGDSASVHDAVAAAVRVVRDSGLPNRTSSMFTEIEGEWDEVMDVVKRATEAVAAYGTRVSLVLKADIRPGHTGELDGKLERLEAAIDEQK; encoded by the coding sequence ATGATCGTCGCCTTCTCCGTCGCCCCGAGCGGCGGCCCCGCCGGCACCGGCGACAGCGCCTCGGTGCACGACGCCGTCGCGGCCGCCGTGCGCGTCGTGCGCGACTCGGGTCTGCCGAACCGCACGAGCTCGATGTTCACCGAGATCGAGGGCGAGTGGGATGAGGTGATGGATGTCGTGAAGCGCGCCACCGAGGCCGTCGCCGCCTACGGCACCCGGGTCTCGCTCGTGCTCAAGGCCGACATCCGCCCCGGCCACACGGGCGAACTCGACGGCAAGCTGGAGCGCCTCGAGGCCGCGATCGACGAGCAGAAGTGA
- a CDS encoding AraC family transcriptional regulator — protein sequence MPRRSTAPRAAAAGAELRSLPTWEAGSIDVPFVVARMDELIEQDTAWDEHAHPTHELLWNATGFSELTVGRRTWTVSPTLGMWLPAGTVHRGYAPAGTRYCTAQFSVTAAPALAEGPVAVEITPLLRALLERLDDAALAPESLRLTEAMLIDVLRPAAHELLVDMPTQGVLAPIVAALDRDPGDERGLPAWAELAGVSVRTLSRAFRDETGMSFSDWIARLRAQRAIVMLAAGIHPVDVAERVGYRSVSAFGAALRRTTGMTPGAFRRD from the coding sequence GTGCCGCGCCGCTCCACGGCGCCGCGCGCCGCGGCGGCGGGCGCCGAGCTGCGCAGCCTGCCGACCTGGGAGGCCGGCTCGATCGACGTGCCCTTCGTCGTCGCGCGGATGGACGAGCTCATCGAGCAGGACACGGCCTGGGACGAGCACGCGCATCCGACTCACGAGCTGCTCTGGAACGCGACCGGCTTCTCGGAGCTCACCGTCGGCCGGCGCACCTGGACCGTCTCGCCGACCCTCGGCATGTGGCTGCCGGCCGGCACCGTGCACCGCGGGTACGCCCCCGCGGGCACGCGGTACTGCACGGCGCAGTTCAGCGTGACGGCGGCGCCGGCGCTCGCCGAGGGACCCGTCGCGGTCGAGATCACGCCGCTGCTGCGGGCGCTGCTCGAGCGGCTGGATGACGCGGCGCTCGCGCCGGAATCGCTGCGGCTGACCGAGGCGATGCTGATCGACGTGCTGCGCCCGGCCGCGCACGAGCTGCTGGTCGACATGCCGACGCAGGGGGTGCTCGCCCCGATCGTGGCGGCGCTCGACCGCGATCCGGGCGACGAGCGCGGGCTCCCGGCGTGGGCCGAGCTCGCGGGCGTGAGCGTGCGTACGCTCAGTCGCGCGTTCCGCGACGAGACCGGCATGAGCTTCAGCGACTGGATCGCGCGGCTGCGGGCGCAGCGGGCGATCGTGATGCTGGCGGCCGGCATCCACCCGGTCGATGTCGCCGAGCGGGTCGGCTACCGCTCGGTGAGCGCCTTCGGCGCGGCGCTGCGGCGCACGACAGGGATGACGCCGGGGGCGTTCCGCCGCGACTGA
- a CDS encoding FecCD family ABC transporter permease, whose translation MLDPPALPGSTGLRASSEATARVAGARRRRGRRARTVTMVLVALILIVFAVSLMVGHRFYPPEAIIRVILGETVPGASFTVGELRLQRAVLAVVAGLSFGLGGVAFQTMLRNPLASPDVIGISSGASAGAVFAIIVLSAGTAQTGAFAIATGLAVALLVYLLAFRGGSAGTRLILIGIGIAAMGNSVINYLLSTAGQWDLQEAMRWLTGSLNSASWGTAVPTLLSVLVLGPVLVGLSRSLGALRLGDDTASALGVRVGVTRIGVIVAAVGLIAVATAATGPIAFVAFLSGPIAARIVGPGAAPIVPAGLVGALLVLVADLAGQYAFGTRYPVGVVTGVLGAPYLLYLIIRTNRTGGSL comes from the coding sequence CTGCTGGATCCGCCCGCGCTGCCCGGTTCGACGGGTCTTCGGGCCTCGTCCGAGGCGACCGCTCGCGTCGCGGGCGCCCGACGTCGCCGCGGCCGCCGCGCACGCACCGTCACGATGGTGCTCGTCGCGCTCATCCTCATCGTGTTCGCGGTGTCGCTCATGGTCGGGCACCGCTTCTACCCGCCCGAGGCGATCATCCGCGTCATCCTCGGCGAGACGGTGCCCGGCGCCTCGTTCACGGTCGGCGAGCTGCGCCTGCAGCGCGCCGTGCTCGCGGTCGTCGCCGGGCTCAGCTTCGGCCTCGGCGGTGTCGCGTTCCAGACCATGCTGCGCAACCCGCTCGCGAGCCCCGACGTGATCGGCATCAGCTCGGGTGCGAGTGCCGGCGCGGTGTTCGCGATCATCGTGCTGTCGGCCGGCACCGCGCAGACCGGGGCCTTCGCGATCGCGACCGGCCTCGCGGTGGCGCTGCTGGTGTACCTGCTCGCGTTCCGCGGCGGCAGCGCCGGAACCCGCCTCATCCTGATCGGCATCGGCATCGCGGCGATGGGCAACTCGGTCATCAACTACCTGCTCTCGACCGCCGGCCAGTGGGATCTGCAGGAGGCTATGCGCTGGCTCACCGGCAGCCTGAACAGCGCGAGCTGGGGCACGGCCGTGCCGACGCTGTTGTCGGTGCTCGTGCTGGGTCCGGTGCTCGTCGGGCTCAGCCGGTCGCTCGGAGCGCTCCGCTTGGGCGACGACACCGCCTCCGCCCTCGGGGTGCGGGTCGGCGTGACCCGGATCGGCGTGATCGTTGCGGCCGTCGGGCTGATCGCCGTCGCGACCGCCGCGACCGGGCCGATCGCCTTCGTCGCATTCCTCTCCGGGCCGATCGCCGCGCGCATCGTCGGGCCCGGCGCGGCGCCGATCGTGCCGGCCGGACTCGTCGGCGCCCTGCTCGTGCTCGTCGCCGACCTCGCCGGGCAGTACGCCTTCGGCACCCGCTACCCGGTCGGCGTCGTCACCGGCGTGCTCGGGGCTCCGTACCTGCTGTACCTCATCATCCGCACGAACCGAACGGGAGGCTCGCTGTGA
- a CDS encoding ATP-dependent DNA helicase RecG, which translates to MTPSPASAHALDGGPLERRLAAVVGDRTAAAFDRGLGLRTVGDLLSHYPRRYARRGELTALASLVVGEDVTIVAEVRKVNERVMRQRKGSILEVEVTDGSGILSLTFFNQAWRSQQLKPGVRGMFAGKVGDYRGQRQLAHPDYELFEADDPRADALRAGGAEAKSWAEQPVPVYPATSTLPTWKIQQAVEVVLDSLPRLDDPVPDAVRRERGLVDFAQALELVHRPEKDRDWRAARDALRFQEAFVLQSALLRQRAARRAEAADPRHPGKLLAEFDAALPFQLTGDQRLVGEEIERDLASDAPMNRLVQGEVGSGKTLVALRAMLTVVDSGGQAVLLAPTEVLAAQHLRSITRSLGPDLAARLRPTLVTGQLTAAERRKALLAVASGGASIAVGTHALLGDNVSFADLGLVVVDEQHRFGVDQREALRLKGRSPHVLVLTATPIPRTVAMTVFGDLDISTISELPAGRTPISSFVVGLTDHPGWERRIWERMSEELAQGRQAFVVCPAIDAKTPDPDLAPAPDDEPAAAPAEGAGPPPPIAAVLTVVEEVRRNPLLAGRRVEALHGRMSADEKDAVMRAFAAGDIDVIVATTVIEVGVDVPNASTMVVLDADRFGVSQLHQLRGRVGRGGVPGLCLFVTHAAPETLARERVDAVAATLDGFELANVDLELRREGDVLGSAQSGGRSSLRLLRVAKDGDLIGDAREAAAGVLDDDPTLAQHPALAAALARRLDEAEAAFLAKG; encoded by the coding sequence GTGACCCCGAGCCCCGCCTCCGCGCACGCGCTCGACGGCGGCCCGCTCGAGCGCCGGCTCGCGGCCGTCGTCGGCGACCGCACCGCTGCGGCCTTCGATCGGGGGCTCGGACTGCGCACGGTCGGCGACCTGCTCAGCCACTACCCGCGCCGCTACGCCCGCCGCGGCGAGCTGACGGCGCTCGCGAGTCTCGTCGTCGGCGAGGACGTCACGATCGTCGCCGAGGTGCGCAAGGTCAACGAGCGCGTCATGCGCCAGCGCAAGGGCTCGATCCTCGAGGTCGAGGTCACCGACGGCAGCGGCATCCTCAGCCTCACCTTCTTCAACCAGGCCTGGCGGTCGCAGCAGCTGAAGCCCGGCGTGCGCGGCATGTTCGCCGGCAAGGTCGGCGACTACCGCGGGCAGCGCCAGCTCGCGCATCCCGACTACGAGCTCTTCGAGGCCGACGACCCGCGGGCTGACGCGCTGCGCGCCGGGGGAGCGGAGGCGAAGAGCTGGGCCGAGCAGCCCGTGCCGGTGTACCCGGCGACCTCGACGCTGCCGACGTGGAAGATCCAGCAGGCCGTCGAGGTCGTGCTCGACTCGCTGCCGCGGCTCGACGACCCGGTTCCGGATGCGGTGCGCCGCGAGCGCGGACTGGTCGACTTCGCCCAGGCGCTCGAGCTCGTGCACCGGCCCGAGAAGGATCGCGACTGGCGCGCGGCACGGGATGCGCTGCGATTCCAGGAGGCCTTCGTGCTGCAGTCGGCGCTGCTGCGCCAGCGCGCCGCGCGCCGGGCCGAGGCGGCCGACCCGCGGCATCCGGGCAAGCTGCTCGCCGAGTTCGACGCGGCGCTGCCGTTCCAGCTCACCGGCGATCAGCGGCTCGTGGGGGAGGAGATCGAGCGCGACCTCGCCTCCGACGCCCCGATGAACCGCCTCGTGCAGGGCGAGGTCGGCTCGGGCAAGACCCTGGTCGCGCTGCGGGCCATGCTCACGGTCGTCGACTCCGGCGGTCAGGCCGTGCTGCTCGCCCCGACCGAGGTGCTCGCCGCCCAGCACCTGCGCTCGATCACCCGTTCGCTCGGCCCCGACCTGGCCGCGCGGCTGCGACCCACGCTCGTGACCGGGCAGCTGACCGCGGCTGAGCGGCGCAAGGCCCTGCTCGCGGTCGCCTCGGGTGGCGCCTCGATCGCCGTCGGCACCCATGCCCTGCTCGGCGACAACGTCAGCTTCGCCGACCTCGGCCTCGTCGTCGTCGACGAGCAGCACCGCTTCGGCGTCGACCAGCGCGAGGCTCTGCGGCTGAAGGGCCGCTCGCCGCACGTGCTCGTGCTCACCGCGACGCCCATCCCGCGCACGGTCGCGATGACGGTCTTCGGCGACCTCGACATCTCGACGATCTCCGAGCTGCCGGCCGGCCGCACGCCGATCTCGTCGTTCGTGGTCGGGCTCACCGATCACCCCGGCTGGGAGCGCCGCATCTGGGAGCGGATGTCGGAAGAGCTCGCCCAGGGGCGCCAGGCTTTCGTCGTCTGCCCCGCGATCGACGCGAAGACGCCCGACCCGGATCTCGCGCCGGCGCCCGACGACGAGCCGGCCGCCGCGCCCGCGGAGGGCGCCGGTCCGCCGCCGCCGATCGCCGCCGTGCTCACGGTGGTCGAGGAGGTGCGCCGCAACCCGCTGCTCGCCGGCCGCCGCGTCGAGGCGCTGCACGGCCGGATGAGCGCCGACGAGAAGGATGCGGTCATGCGCGCCTTCGCCGCCGGCGACATCGACGTGATCGTCGCGACCACCGTGATCGAGGTCGGCGTCGACGTGCCGAACGCGTCGACCATGGTCGTGCTCGACGCCGACCGCTTCGGCGTCTCGCAGCTGCACCAGCTGCGCGGCCGCGTCGGTCGCGGCGGCGTGCCCGGGCTCTGCCTCTTCGTCACCCACGCCGCCCCCGAGACGCTCGCGCGCGAACGGGTGGATGCGGTCGCCGCGACCCTCGACGGCTTCGAGCTGGCGAACGTCGACCTCGAGCTGCGCCGCGAGGGCGACGTGCTCGGCAGCGCCCAGTCGGGCGGCCGCTCGTCGCTGCGCCTGCTGCGCGTCGCGAAGGACGGCGACCTGATCGGCGACGCGCGCGAGGCCGCCGCGGGCGTGCTCGACGACGACCCGACGCTCGCGCAGCATCCGGCGCTCGCCGCAGCGCTCGCTCGCCGCCTCGACGAGGCCGAGGCGGCGTTCCTCGCGAAGGGCTGA
- a CDS encoding ABC transporter ATP-binding protein, translating to MTVEHTLRAEALELGYRDHAVIDGLDLEVPPGRITVIVGANACGKSTLLRSMSRLLAPRAGQVLLDGEQVHRLPAKELARTLGLLPQSPIAPEGITVADLVGRGRHPHQRAYVRWSREDDAAVAAALEATDTLELAERAVDELSGGQRQRVWIAMALAQQTDVLLLDEPTTFLDVSHQVEVLDLLTDLNRQRGTTIVMVLHDLNLAARYADHLVAIAGGRVHAAGDPSEVLTAELVRTAFGLESRIIDDPVSGRPLMLPLGRHHVASASASASASAPPSAAASPPDGRGR from the coding sequence GTGACCGTCGAGCACACGCTGCGTGCCGAGGCCCTCGAGCTCGGCTACCGCGACCACGCCGTGATCGACGGCCTCGACCTCGAGGTGCCGCCGGGCCGCATCACCGTCATCGTCGGCGCGAACGCCTGCGGCAAGTCGACCCTGCTGCGGTCGATGTCGCGGCTGCTCGCGCCGCGCGCGGGCCAGGTGCTGCTCGACGGCGAGCAGGTGCACCGACTGCCCGCGAAGGAGCTGGCTCGCACGCTCGGCCTGCTGCCGCAGTCGCCGATCGCACCCGAGGGGATCACGGTCGCTGACCTCGTCGGGCGCGGCCGGCATCCGCACCAGCGCGCCTACGTGCGCTGGAGTCGTGAGGATGACGCCGCCGTCGCCGCCGCGCTCGAGGCCACCGACACGCTCGAGCTCGCCGAGCGCGCCGTCGACGAGCTCTCGGGCGGGCAGCGTCAGCGGGTGTGGATCGCGATGGCGCTCGCGCAGCAGACCGACGTGCTGCTGCTGGACGAGCCGACGACCTTCCTCGACGTGAGCCACCAGGTCGAGGTGCTCGATCTGCTGACCGACCTCAACCGGCAGCGCGGCACGACGATCGTGATGGTGCTGCACGACCTCAACCTCGCCGCGCGCTACGCCGACCACCTGGTCGCGATCGCGGGCGGGCGGGTGCACGCGGCGGGGGATCCGTCCGAGGTGCTGACGGCCGAGCTGGTGCGCACGGCGTTCGGCCTCGAGAGCCGGATCATCGACGACCCGGTCTCGGGACGGCCGCTCATGCTGCCGCTCGGCCGGCACCATGTCGCGTCCGCGTCCGCGTCCGCGTCCGCGTCCGCGCCGCCGTCGGCCGCCGCGTCGCCGCCTGACGGACGCGGTCGGTAG